In Antechinus flavipes isolate AdamAnt ecotype Samford, QLD, Australia chromosome 3, AdamAnt_v2, whole genome shotgun sequence, a genomic segment contains:
- the LOC127557698 gene encoding transcription and mRNA export factor ENY2-like translates to MGTSSPGYSPGDCSDETKNNNIYRDAQMKAILNQKLVETGEREQLQEWLRAKLIECDWKDQLQAHCRDVIQAKGAEHANVDNLVSEITPKGRALIPNSFKEELLQRVRTFLAQHVTP, encoded by the coding sequence aTGGGCACTTCATCACCTGGATATTCTCCTGGGGATTGCTCTGATGAAACCAAGAATAACAACATCTACAGAGATGCACAGATGAAGGCAATTCTTAACCAGAAACTGGTAGAAACTGGTGAACGAGAACAACTTCAGGAGTGGCTAAGAGCTAAATTAATCGAATGTGATTGGAAAGATCAATTACAAGCTCATTGTCGAGATGTGATTCAAGCAAAAGGGGCAGAACATGCTAATGTTGACAACTTGGTATCAGAGATCACTCCCAAAGGCAGAGCACTTATACCCAACAGTTTCAAGGAGGAACTTTTACAAAGAGTAAGAACTTTCCTTGCTCAGCATGTCACACCTTAA